In a genomic window of Bactrocera dorsalis isolate Fly_Bdor unplaced genomic scaffold, ASM2337382v1 BdCtg013, whole genome shotgun sequence:
- the LOC105227613 gene encoding uncharacterized protein LOC105227613 — MTTLLPGNIVYAGPITCTETHAYNSLGHYILEKYKSHGSQIVMIDAVTGQEYTAKYMYDSVVRMAYVLQHLGIKAGDVVGLSSENNVRFAITMYASFAINATVAPLNITYSEREVHHAINLSKPKVIFASKLTVNVIEKVAKNNSFVKSIVVLDTNSSNDKIMNFDDLMKSTKITSKDYFDTTPANKKDDVALIVCSSGTTGLPKGVQLTQYNILSTLDSQLEPTAIPMGEITLLTVIPWFHAFGCLTLITTTVLGTTLVYLPKFEEHLFLGAIEKYRVLMAFMVPPLMVFLAKHPLVDKYDLSSLMVLLCGAAPLSKETQDLITERIGVPIIRQGYGLSESTLSLLVQNDGACKPGSVGSIKLGIYGKVIDTETGRALGPNQRGELCFKGDCIMKGYIGDTKSTQSMIIDGWLHTGDIGYFDDDFEFFIVDRIKELIKYKGFQVPPAEIEALLLTNKKIKDAAVIGKPDEESGELPLAFVVKQPNTELSEDEVIKFVAEHASPAKRLRGGVIFVNDIPKNPSGKILRRELREMLKNRRSKL, encoded by the exons ATGACTACCTTGCTTCCTGGAAATATCGTCTATGCCGGACCTATTACTTGTACTGAAACTCATGCATACAATTCTCTAGGACATTATATTCTGGAGAAATATAAGAGTCATGGTAGCCAAATTGTAATGATTGACGCAGTAACCGGTCAAGAGTATactgctaaatatatgtatgattcCGTTGTGCGCATGGCTTATGTATTACAACATTTAGGTATCAAAGCAGGAGATGTTGTAGGTTTATCCAGCGAGAATAATGTACGTTTCGCTATTACCATGTACGCCTCATTTGCCATCAACGCTACGGTGGCTCCCCTAAACATAACTTATTCTGAAC GCGAAGTTCATCACGCAATTAACTTGTCTAAGCCGAAAGTGATATTCGCTTCCAAGCTGACAGTAAATGTTAttgaaaaagtagcaaaaaataatagtttcgtGAAATCAATTGTTGTACTTGACACTAATAGTTCAAATgacaaaattatgaattttgaCGATCTTATGAAGAGTACAAAAATTACATCAAAAGACTATTTTGATACGACTCCAGCGAATAAAAAAGATGATGTCGCACTGATAGTTTGCTCCTCTGGCACCACCGGCTTGCCGAAAGGCGTGCAATTAACACAATACAACATTCTTTCTACGCTGGATTCGCAACt cGAACCAACAGCAATTCCAATGGGCGAGATTACATTACTCACAGTTATACCTTGGTTTCACGCATTTGGCTGCCTAAcattaattacaacaacagttTTAGGAACCACCTTAGTGTATTTACCTAAATTTGAGGAACATCTTTTCTTGGGAGCGATTGAG AAATATCGCGTTTTGATGGCATTTATGGTGCCGCCATTAATGGTGTTCTTGGCTAAACACCCACTTGTGGATAAATATGATTTGTCATCATTGATGGTTTTGCTCTGCGGTGCAGCACCACTAAGCAAGGAGACTCAGGATTTGATTACAGAGAG gATTGGCGTGCCCATCATCCGTCAAGGTTATGGCTTAAGTGAGTCGACACTTAGCCTGTTGGTACAAAATGATGGGGCGTGCAAGCCGGGAAGTGTCGGCAGCATTAAATTGGGTATTTACGGTAAAGTTATTGACACGGAAACTGGTAGAGCTCTTGGTCCTAATCAACGAGGCGAATTGTGCTTCAAAGGCGATTGTATCATGAAAGGTTACATAGGGGATACCAAATCTACGCAATCTATGATAATTGACGGATGGCTGCATACCGGAGATATTGGTTATTTTGATGACGATTTCGAATTTTTCATAGTGGATCGAATTAAGGAACTCATTAAATATAAAGGTTTCCAAGTGCCTCCAGCAGAAATTGAAGCTCTAttgttgacaaataaaaaaattaaagatgcgGCAGTCATTGGAAAGCCGGACGAAGAGTCTGGAGAATTACCGTTGGCATTTGTTGTTAAACAACCGAATACTGAGCTCAGCGAAGATGAAGTTATTAAATTTGTAGCTGAGCACGCTTCGCCAGCGAAACGCTTGCGTGGTGGTGTAATTTTCGTCAACGATATTCCAAAAAACCCGAGTGGTAAAATTTTACGTCGCGAGTTAagagaaatgctgaaaaatcgtcgatcaaaattataa
- the LOC105227610 gene encoding phosphatidylserine decarboxylase proenzyme, mitochondrial yields MVSYFVPRGRFLIKAGSLRQAAHLKQVQQQQEQGKWPMLRHFRQTFSTKLAKDKIPNDSKQANIKPIVRCNSTLGKAGHKTEKKFNKQDLVNRSVWTKWTGFLLRWTPVGICLFGAIEWQLHKQKLEKENLPRTASSFQSKVYCSLPLRIISRCWGWLAACYVPVYLRPYIYGWYSNMFGVNLDEALYPDYKYYNSLAEFFTRPLRDGVRPIDPNAAIISPADGRVLHFGTAQNKLIEEVKGIKYSVSSFLGPVTWHKRLTGEYTEELKENNDGTTELFQCVIYLAPGDYHRFHSPADWQPKLRRHFVGELLSVNPRVVTWLPDLFCLNERAVYLGNWKHGFFSYAAVGATNVGSVQIYMDENLKTNRWMGLKFGEHRDRHIYDEIELTDNKKFGRGELLGQFNMGSTIVLLFEAPKNFKFNINIGQKVQVGESLGILE; encoded by the coding sequence ATGGTATCATATTTTGTACCGCGTGGGCGATTCCTTATTAAAGCAGGCAGTTTGAGACAAGCAGCTCATTTGAAGCAAGTTCAGCAACAACAGGAACAAGGAAAATGGCCAATGTTGCGCCATTTTCGTCAAACTTTTTCAACAAAGTTAGCTAAGGATAAAATACCTAATGACTCGAAACAAGCGAATATAAAACCAATTGTTCGTTGCAACAGCACTTTGGGAAAGGCCGGCCATAAAACAGAAAAGAAATTCAATAAACAAGATCTTGTGAACCGTAGTGTTTGGACAAAATGGACCGGCTTTCTTTTGCGTTGGACACCTGTTGGCATTTGTCTTTTTGGGGCTATAGAGTGGCAGCTACACAAGCAAAAACTTGAAAAGGAAAACTTGCCACGTACTGCATCGTCTTTCCAATCAAAAGTATACTGCTCCTTACCACTCCGAATAATTAGTCGATGCTGGGGCTGGTTAGCTGCGTGCTATGTACCTGTTTATTTGCGGCCATATATTTACGGTTGGTACTCAAATATGTTCGGTGTAAATTTGGATGAAGCGTTATATCCTGATTACAAATACTATAATAGCCTTGCGGAATTCTTTACTCGACCACTACGAGACGGTGTGCGTCCAATTGATCCCAATGCTGCCATTATATCTCCTGCAGATGGACGAGTTTTGCACTTCGGAACTGCGCAGAACAAGTTAATAGAGGAAGTGAAAGGTATCAAGTATAGTGTATCGTCATTCTTAGGACCAGTAACATGGCACAAACGGTTAACTGGTGAATACACGGAAGAATTGAAAGAGAATAACGATGGTACAACTGAACTTTTTCAATGCGTAATTTACTTGGCACCTGGTGATTATCATCGTTTCCATTCACCAGCTGATTGGCAACCAAAGTTAAGACGTCATTTTGTCGGCGAATTGTTATCAGTTAATCCACGCGTAGTTACTTGGCTTCCCGATCTGTTTTGTCTGAATGAAAGAGCTGTATATTTGGGCAATTGGAAACACGGTTTCTTTAGTTATGCAGCAGTGGGTGCAACAAATGTTGGTtctgtacaaatatatatggatgagaatttaaaaactaatcgTTGGATGGGTTTAAAATTTGGAGAACATAGAGATCGTCATATTTACGATGAAATTGAATTAACGGATAATAAAAAGTTCGGACGAGGTGAATTGCTGGGACAATTCAATATGGGTAGCACAATTGTGCTACTGTTTGAAGCACCTaagaactttaaatttaatataaacattGGTCAAAAAGTACAAGTCGGCGAATCTCTAGGTATCTTAGAGTAA
- the LOC105227611 gene encoding rhodanese domain-containing protein CG4456, translating to MITKVIGISTTLGMRNLAIRNLARISSNLYHLNIRQQEVLQSSIKTYPVSKNFHIVKFSTENSHRKPIPSVQYNDVKELPNHPEKLLIDVRELQELEETGKIPTSINIPLASVVQVLAEDVRPQMFLSKYGRRKPTFADEIIFTCRSGKRALKAAEIANAMGFKNVKFYEGSWEDWVKNEQKN from the exons ATGATAACTAAAGTTATTGGAATCTCTACAACTTTGGGAATGCGAA ATTTAGCTATACGTAATTTAGCAAGGATATCTAGTAACTTATACCACCTTAATATAAGGCAACAAGAAGTTCTTCAATCTTCTATTAAAACTTACCCGGTatccaaaaattttcacatcGTAAAGTTTAGCACGGAAAACTCACACCGAAAACCTATACCGTCTGTACAATATAATGATGTCAAGGAGTTACCGAATCATCCTGAAAAATTACTAATTGATGTACGAGAATTACAAGAACTTGAAGAAACAGGAAAAATTCCAACAAGTATAAATATTCCGTTAGCCTCCGTGGTGCAGGTGTTGGCAGAAGACGTTAGACCTCAAATGTTCCTGTCCAAATATGGTCGCCGAAAGCCAACTTTtgctgatgaaataatttttacatgTAGGAGTGGAAAACGTGCCTTAAAAGCTGCAGAAATTGCAAATGCTATGggatttaaaaatgtaaaattttatgaaggaTCATGGGAGGATTGGgtcaaaaatgaacaaaaaaattag